Proteins encoded together in one Candidatus Micrarchaeota archaeon window:
- a CDS encoding magnesium transporter CorA family protein, with amino-acid sequence MKYLEKHFKIPRDVILDIMDENELPRIEKEKDTVIVIIRIPHRIDTKYGPAFTTYPLGVVITDGVIITICNKENEVIDSFVKGKVKQFYTSKRVRFLLQLLNRTNYYFTVYLRYIEHMIEQTKEHLPKSAGNREIMMLLEMQKSLQYFSIATVANNSVMQRIISGRLLPMYKNDQDILEDIIIDNRQTIQMISLYSQLLTNFMNGYSSIVSNNLNNIMKFLTSITILLAIPTIISSYYGMNVNLPFQTSQSAFWLITVISVIATGGVALLLAYRKLL; translated from the coding sequence ATAAAATATCTTGAGAAACATTTCAAGATACCAAGGGATGTGATCCTGGACATAATGGATGAAAACGAACTCCCGCGAATCGAAAAAGAGAAGGATACGGTCATCGTGATCATAAGGATACCGCATCGGATAGATACCAAATACGGTCCTGCCTTCACCACGTATCCGCTAGGGGTGGTGATCACAGACGGTGTGATAATAACGATATGTAACAAAGAAAATGAAGTTATAGACAGTTTCGTTAAAGGTAAGGTGAAACAGTTCTACACATCTAAACGTGTCCGTTTTCTACTCCAACTTCTGAACAGAACCAACTATTACTTCACAGTGTATTTAAGATACATTGAACACATGATCGAACAAACTAAAGAACATCTACCAAAATCCGCAGGCAACAGAGAGATCATGATGCTGTTGGAGATGCAGAAAAGTCTTCAATATTTCAGTATCGCTACCGTGGCCAACAACAGTGTGATGCAGAGGATCATATCCGGCCGTTTGTTACCCATGTACAAGAATGATCAGGACATCCTGGAAGATATCATCATAGACAATAGACAAACAATACAGATGATCTCTTTGTATTCGCAACTGCTGACAAATTTTATGAACGGTTATTCTTCTATCGTATCCAATAACCTTAACAACATCATGAAGTTTCTGACGTCTATAACCATCCTATTGGCTATACCGACAATCATATCCAGTTACTACGGAATGAATGTTAACCTTCCCTTTCAAACGTCACAATCAGCATTCTGGCTTATTACGGTAATATCTGTAATAGCGACCGGAGGTGTGGCATTACTACTTGCCTATCGCAAACTCTTATGA
- a CDS encoding acyltransferase — MKRKVNVFKISSEDRPKNSLNYMFYFADPLKVIRNFLLIWVAKYIPSLQLKRILLRGTGMKIGKNVSIGLCATFDIFFPELIEIGDNTVIGYNAVVLAHEFLVGEFRVGKVVIGKDVVIGANSTILPGIEIGDRSIVSAMSLVNRDVPSDVMVGGIPARLIKILK; from the coding sequence ATGAAAAGAAAGGTCAACGTATTCAAGATCTCTTCCGAAGACCGTCCGAAGAATTCGCTCAACTACATGTTTTATTTTGCCGACCCGTTGAAAGTTATCAGAAACTTTCTTCTCATCTGGGTTGCAAAGTATATCCCCTCACTACAACTCAAACGGATACTGCTTAGAGGAACCGGGATGAAAATAGGTAAGAACGTGAGCATCGGGTTGTGCGCAACTTTCGATATATTTTTCCCGGAACTGATAGAAATCGGGGATAACACTGTCATCGGATACAACGCGGTCGTATTAGCCCATGAGTTCTTGGTCGGCGAATTCAGGGTCGGAAAAGTTGTGATCGGTAAAGATGTCGTTATAGGTGCTAACTCTACGATATTACCGGGTATCGAGATAGGTGACAGGTCGATAGTAAGCGCTATGTCTCTGGTCAACAGAGACGTACCTTCCGACGTGATGGTCGGCGGGATCCCGGCACGTTTAATCAAGATTTTAAAATGA
- the ligD gene encoding non-homologous end-joining DNA ligase: MSIRFNSVIKPMLAVRSEPFDSDEYLFEIKWDGTRCIAFVNRRTVRLQNRRLRNITYRYPELSDLNRYVNGSVILDGEVIVIKNGKPSFRLLQMREHVDDEEVIKLRAKLYPAVYIVFDLLYYRGKDITSKPLIERKQLLKQTGINRHPHVIVLDHIERYGKRFFRLVKKEGLEGVMAKHKYSPYEPGKRSRYWKKIKVMETVDAIICGFRHDKRKISSLLLCLYTKTGSLKYIGSVGTGFDEETMGFLEKVMEPFITDRPAVKGIKIKDAVWVKPVIVCEVGYQEVTHDGRLRAPVFKRIRYDKAPEECTVDQVKHRG; this comes from the coding sequence TTGAGCATCAGGTTTAACAGCGTCATCAAACCCATGCTGGCAGTCAGGTCAGAACCGTTCGACAGCGATGAATATCTTTTTGAAATAAAATGGGACGGTACGAGATGTATCGCATTCGTTAACAGGAGAACCGTCCGGTTGCAGAACCGTCGGCTCAGAAACATAACGTACAGGTACCCGGAACTGTCGGACCTGAACAGATACGTAAACGGATCGGTGATCTTGGATGGAGAGGTCATCGTGATAAAGAACGGTAAACCTTCATTCCGTCTCTTACAGATGCGCGAACACGTTGATGACGAAGAGGTCATAAAACTGAGAGCAAAACTTTACCCGGCGGTGTACATCGTGTTCGACCTGTTGTACTACCGCGGAAAAGATATCACTTCCAAACCGTTGATAGAACGTAAACAACTGCTTAAACAAACGGGAATCAACCGTCATCCGCACGTAATCGTACTTGACCATATTGAAAGGTACGGAAAACGGTTCTTCAGGTTGGTGAAAAAGGAAGGGTTGGAAGGAGTGATGGCCAAACATAAATATTCGCCGTACGAACCGGGTAAACGGAGCAGGTATTGGAAGAAGATAAAGGTTATGGAGACGGTAGACGCGATCATCTGCGGATTCAGACACGATAAGAGAAAAATATCATCACTGTTGCTATGCCTTTACACAAAAACGGGTAGTCTCAAATACATCGGATCGGTCGGTACGGGTTTCGATGAAGAAACAATGGGATTTCTTGAAAAGGTCATGGAACCGTTCATCACCGACAGACCTGCCGTAAAAGGGATCAAGATCAAGGACGCGGTTTGGGTTAAACCCGTGATCGTGTGCGAAGTGGGTTATCAGGAAGTGACGCATGACGGACGGTTACGTGCACCGGTATTCAAAAGAATCAGGTACGACAAAGCACCGGAAGAATGTACCGTTGACCAGGTCAAACATAGGGGATAA